From a single Candidatus Brevundimonas phytovorans genomic region:
- a CDS encoding TorF family putative porin has product MKRVLIGASALVLIAAGSAQAQSQPEVAFNIGVVSDYVFRGASQTNEDPAIQGGVDVTFGGGFYAGTWASTVDFGDDTDAEVDLYGGYRTEAAGYALDFGVLGYLYVNEPGAADYNFVEFKAAASRAVGPATLGAAVYYSPDFFGVDDEATYLEANAAYALADKWTVSGAVGHQWLDVTDDYTTWNLGLAYALTDNLAVDVRYHDTDVDGPLTDDRFVVGLKASF; this is encoded by the coding sequence ATGAAACGAGTTCTTATCGGCGCCAGTGCGCTGGTCCTGATCGCCGCCGGCTCGGCCCAGGCGCAAAGCCAGCCCGAGGTGGCGTTCAACATCGGCGTGGTCAGCGACTACGTCTTCCGCGGCGCCAGCCAGACCAATGAGGATCCGGCGATTCAGGGCGGGGTCGACGTGACCTTCGGCGGCGGCTTCTATGCCGGGACCTGGGCGTCCACGGTCGACTTTGGCGACGACACCGACGCGGAGGTGGATCTGTACGGCGGGTATCGCACCGAGGCGGCGGGCTATGCCCTGGACTTCGGCGTGCTGGGCTACCTCTACGTCAACGAGCCCGGCGCGGCGGACTACAACTTCGTGGAGTTCAAGGCGGCGGCGTCGCGGGCCGTCGGTCCGGCGACCCTGGGCGCGGCGGTCTATTATTCGCCCGACTTCTTCGGCGTGGATGATGAGGCGACCTATCTGGAAGCCAACGCCGCCTACGCCCTGGCCGACAAGTGGACCGTCTCGGGCGCGGTCGGCCATCAGTGGCTGGACGTCACCGACGACTACACCACCTGGAACCTGGGCCTGGCCTATGCCCTGACCGACAACCTGGCGGTGGACGTGCGCTATCATGACACGGACGTGGACGGGCCGCTGACCGACGACCGCTTCGTGGTGGGGCTGAAGGCCAGCTTCTAG
- a CDS encoding ammonium transporter → MTQLKNSLPGLLALLCLTGGLFAVGAALAAPDAATVANIASAAVTASEPAPALFLHQVPLELDAAGTAWLGTSTALVLLMTLPGLALFYGGMVRRKNVIATITQSVAAFAVVSLTWFIAGYTIAFGTNGDAGVNQYVGSLDALFLNGVTVDTAHSLLPGIPEFLWVSFQLTFAIITPALITGAFAERLKYSGMLLFTALWSLIVYAPIAHWVWGGGFLGAQGVLDFAGGAVVHVNSGVAGLVCALFLGPRKGYGVEPITAHNPVLTMIGASLLLVGWIGFNAGSAGAANGLMGAALINTLLAAAAASLTWKFVEVIYKKKWSLIGVLSGVVAGLVAITPAAGFVDPKGAVVIGLIAGPACYVSSVWLKKLLKYDDSLDAFGLHGAGGLVGALLTGVFASTAINSLSEGANIGAQALGLVWTILWSAVGTLIILLICKYTTGLRVTDAQEEDGLDAHLHGEVLDGV, encoded by the coding sequence ATGACGCAGTTGAAAAATAGTCTACCGGGGCTTCTCGCCCTTCTTTGTCTGACCGGGGGATTGTTCGCGGTCGGTGCGGCGCTTGCGGCGCCGGACGCCGCGACCGTCGCCAACATCGCCAGTGCCGCTGTTACAGCGTCGGAGCCTGCTCCGGCGCTGTTTTTGCATCAGGTTCCGCTGGAGCTGGATGCGGCGGGCACGGCCTGGCTGGGGACCTCCACCGCCCTGGTCCTGCTGATGACCCTGCCGGGTCTGGCGCTCTTCTATGGCGGCATGGTGCGCCGCAAAAACGTCATCGCCACGATCACCCAGTCGGTCGCCGCCTTTGCGGTCGTGTCGCTGACCTGGTTCATCGCCGGCTACACCATCGCCTTCGGCACCAACGGAGATGCGGGGGTCAACCAGTATGTCGGCAGTCTGGACGCCTTGTTCCTGAACGGGGTGACGGTGGACACGGCGCATAGCCTGTTGCCGGGCATTCCAGAGTTCCTCTGGGTGTCCTTCCAACTGACCTTCGCCATCATCACCCCGGCGCTGATCACCGGGGCGTTTGCGGAGCGTCTGAAATACTCGGGGATGCTGCTGTTCACGGCCCTGTGGTCGCTGATCGTCTATGCCCCCATCGCCCACTGGGTCTGGGGCGGCGGCTTCCTGGGAGCGCAAGGGGTGCTGGACTTCGCCGGGGGCGCGGTGGTGCACGTCAACTCGGGCGTGGCGGGCCTGGTCTGCGCCCTGTTCCTTGGGCCGAGAAAGGGCTACGGCGTCGAGCCTATCACGGCGCACAATCCGGTTCTGACCATGATTGGCGCCTCGCTGCTGCTGGTCGGCTGGATCGGCTTCAACGCCGGTTCGGCGGGCGCCGCCAACGGCCTGATGGGCGCGGCCCTGATCAACACTCTGCTGGCGGCGGCCGCGGCCTCGCTGACCTGGAAGTTCGTCGAGGTCATCTACAAGAAGAAATGGTCGCTGATCGGGGTCCTGTCGGGCGTCGTCGCGGGTCTGGTCGCCATTACGCCGGCGGCGGGCTTCGTCGATCCCAAGGGCGCGGTCGTCATCGGCCTGATCGCCGGTCCGGCCTGCTACGTCTCGTCGGTCTGGCTGAAGAAGCTGCTGAAGTATGACGACAGCCTGGACGCTTTCGGCCTGCACGGCGCGGGCGGCCTGGTCGGCGCGCTGCTGACGGGCGTCTTCGCCTCCACCGCGATCAACAGCCTGTCGGAAGGGGCCAACATCGGGGCCCAGGCCCTGGGTCTGGTCTGGACCATCCTGTGGAGCGCGGTCGGCACGCTGATCATCCTGCTGATCTGCAAATACACCACGGGCCTTCGCGTCACCGACGCGCAGGAGGAAGACGGCCTGGACGCCCACCTGCACGGGGAAGTGCTGGACGGCGTCTGA
- a CDS encoding helix-turn-helix domain-containing protein, which translates to MSAANDNKLAYSPAEAAEALGVGRSTIFDLMKNGQLRRVKIGAKTVIPRSSLEALLAETPDAA; encoded by the coding sequence ATGAGCGCTGCGAACGACAACAAGCTGGCCTATTCGCCGGCCGAAGCCGCCGAGGCTCTTGGGGTCGGCCGATCCACGATCTTCGACCTGATGAAAAACGGGCAGCTTCGGCGGGTGAAAATCGGGGCGAAGACGGTTATCCCCAGATCGTCTCTCGAGGCTTTGCTGGCCGAAACGCCCGACGCCGCTTAG
- a CDS encoding thermonuclease family protein, producing the protein MSALVLICATLLMSDGDSGRCVTADGERHRVRLAGIDAGEVAPFTRCRQRPDVWACSPAARATAERAKTRARQLAANGARCGITDTDRYRRNVARCTVNGRDLGAILVREGLAISETNYGDPYRREERLAREQGRGIWQ; encoded by the coding sequence ATGAGTGCGCTCGTCCTGATCTGCGCCACCCTCCTGATGTCCGACGGCGACAGCGGGCGGTGCGTGACCGCTGACGGCGAGCGCCATCGCGTTCGACTGGCCGGGATCGATGCCGGAGAAGTCGCGCCGTTCACCCGATGCCGCCAACGCCCCGATGTGTGGGCGTGTTCTCCAGCCGCACGGGCCACCGCCGAGCGCGCCAAGACCCGCGCCCGCCAACTCGCCGCCAACGGCGCCCGCTGCGGGATCACCGACACGGACCGCTATCGTCGAAACGTGGCGCGTTGCACGGTCAACGGCCGCGACCTGGGGGCCATCCTCGTTCGCGAGGGCCTGGCCATTTCCGAGACCAACTATGGCGATCCATACCGGCGCGAGGAGCGGCTGGCGCGGGAGCAGGGAAGGGGCATCTGGCAATGA
- a CDS encoding MazG-like family protein codes for MTTHTTLRAANIARQAEWDQDNQITAAYRGNELAGEVGEACNVIKKLERERLGILGSRATVDELADELADVLICADLIAMHYGIDLEAAVARKFNATSEKVGLATRLAAGDREGNAAGEAYQVIGTLAGAAGLFEHPEVQRALDHFSEGGAGEILPWGATLPKGDPT; via the coding sequence ATGACCACGCACACGACCCTCCGCGCCGCCAATATCGCTCGCCAAGCCGAGTGGGATCAGGACAACCAGATCACCGCCGCCTATCGGGGCAACGAGCTGGCTGGCGAAGTCGGCGAGGCCTGCAATGTCATCAAGAAGCTGGAGCGCGAGCGGCTCGGCATCCTCGGCTCGCGCGCGACCGTCGACGAACTGGCGGACGAACTGGCCGACGTCCTGATCTGCGCAGACCTGATCGCCATGCACTACGGCATCGATCTGGAGGCTGCAGTGGCGCGGAAGTTCAACGCGACCAGCGAGAAGGTCGGCTTGGCAACACGGCTCGCGGCTGGCGATCGCGAAGGTAATGCGGCCGGCGAGGCCTATCAGGTCATCGGCACGCTGGCTGGCGCCGCGGGCCTGTTCGAACACCCCGAAGTGCAACGCGCTCTGGACCATTTCAGCGAGGGCGGCGCGGGTGAAATCTTGCCCTGGGGCGCGACGCTGCCGAAGGGCGATCCTACATGA